The following coding sequences lie in one Myxococcus xanthus genomic window:
- a CDS encoding AgmX/PglI C-terminal domain-containing protein, giving the protein MAAGQDLAADVDGLWLFKHGDLVLGPVSGAQIVEKLTSGELTLDTLVAPAGERDFHRMSDVDAFRVHVARAEARARVDAAVVVERAKSAKRLKILGGAAAAGVVVLGIVGIQVARNAAVHGWFGGGEVQTDDFEMGEITIRVAQARVDDEELFEYPGNGARRPGSGEPGVKPATGSSGPGKVAMASTTRAPADRKPRPQGSVTTDPEGMEMTQQFDQSAINRVVASNKSTLFRCFKEEAERTPGIYAKVPMEFVIGNDGRVSKLWVDNPQFKKGPLYECLLAEMQKWPFRAYEGERATVGLSFTIGKRG; this is encoded by the coding sequence ATGGCGGCTGGACAAGACCTTGCGGCGGACGTGGACGGACTCTGGCTCTTCAAGCACGGGGACCTCGTCCTGGGGCCCGTCAGTGGTGCTCAAATCGTGGAGAAGCTCACCTCGGGTGAGCTGACGCTGGACACCCTGGTGGCGCCCGCTGGAGAGCGGGACTTCCACCGCATGTCCGATGTGGACGCCTTCCGCGTGCACGTGGCCCGGGCGGAGGCGCGCGCCCGCGTGGATGCCGCCGTCGTCGTGGAGCGGGCGAAGTCCGCGAAGCGCCTCAAGATTCTCGGCGGCGCCGCGGCGGCGGGCGTGGTGGTGCTGGGCATCGTCGGCATCCAGGTGGCGCGCAACGCCGCCGTCCACGGCTGGTTCGGTGGCGGCGAGGTCCAGACGGACGACTTCGAGATGGGCGAAATCACCATCCGCGTGGCCCAGGCCCGGGTGGATGACGAGGAGCTCTTCGAGTACCCCGGCAATGGGGCACGCCGTCCGGGCTCGGGCGAGCCGGGCGTGAAGCCCGCCACTGGCAGCAGCGGTCCGGGCAAGGTGGCCATGGCCTCCACCACTCGGGCGCCGGCGGACCGGAAGCCCCGCCCCCAGGGAAGCGTGACCACCGACCCGGAGGGCATGGAGATGACGCAGCAGTTCGACCAGTCCGCCATCAACCGGGTGGTGGCCAGCAACAAGTCCACGCTCTTCCGCTGCTTCAAGGAAGAGGCGGAGCGCACCCCCGGCATCTACGCCAAGGTCCCCATGGAGTTCGTCATCGGGAACGACGGCCGCGTCAGCAAGCTTTGGGTGGACAACCCCCAGTTCAAGAAGGGTCCACTCTACGAGTGCCTGCTGGCGGAGATGCAGAAGTGGCCGTTCCGCGCCTACGAAGGCGAGCGAGCCACGGTGGGCCTGTCGTTCACCATCGGCAAGCGGGGGTAG
- a CDS encoding tRNA pseudouridine synthase A: protein MLPSTSKRIPVALWIWYRGGIFRGFQRQPEGPTVQSALEEALRSVGVPATLMPSGRTDRGVHARMQVVSVRLEAGDSAESLEKRLPPWLPPGLGLCGVRRPTSFHAQWSASGKEYRYRFQLGGAVTPDWAPYALDVSAEPLFQATAVTPERLGALLRSAEGTRDFIAFHEKSSPRKPRTLESATLHELGGGLYEARLRGDGFARYQIRYLMGSALKVAAGLLPEEAWLAALETGQAMEGFKAPAHGLVLWEVRYPPGVDPFTAGERLHPPGLPLEPPFHIG from the coding sequence GTGCTCCCCTCTACCTCCAAGCGGATTCCCGTCGCACTGTGGATCTGGTACCGCGGCGGAATCTTCCGCGGCTTCCAGCGCCAACCTGAGGGCCCCACCGTCCAGTCAGCCCTGGAAGAGGCGCTGCGGTCCGTGGGGGTGCCGGCGACCCTGATGCCTTCGGGGCGCACGGACCGGGGCGTCCACGCCCGGATGCAGGTGGTGAGCGTCCGGCTGGAAGCGGGTGACTCGGCGGAGTCCTTGGAGAAGCGGCTCCCGCCCTGGTTGCCACCGGGCCTGGGCCTGTGCGGGGTGCGCCGGCCCACGTCCTTTCATGCGCAGTGGAGCGCGAGCGGCAAGGAGTACCGCTACCGGTTCCAGCTGGGTGGGGCCGTGACGCCCGACTGGGCGCCATATGCGTTGGACGTGTCCGCGGAGCCGCTGTTCCAGGCCACGGCGGTGACGCCGGAGCGGTTGGGAGCGCTGCTGCGTTCGGCGGAAGGGACGCGGGACTTCATCGCGTTCCATGAGAAGTCCAGTCCACGCAAGCCGCGCACGCTGGAGTCCGCCACCCTGCACGAGTTGGGCGGTGGGCTCTACGAGGCTCGGCTGCGCGGGGACGGCTTCGCGCGCTACCAGATCCGCTACTTGATGGGGAGCGCGTTGAAGGTGGCCGCGGGGCTGCTGCCGGAAGAGGCGTGGCTCGCGGCGCTCGAGACGGGACAGGCCATGGAGGGCTTCAAGGCGCCCGCTCACGGCCTCGTGCTCTGGGAGGTTCGCTACCCTCCCGGAGTGGACCCCTTCACCGCCGGGGAGCGTCTCCATCCCCCGGGGCTTCCGCTGGAGCCACCCTTCCACATCGGGTGA
- a CDS encoding ribbon-helix-helix domain-containing protein — protein sequence MDMNPRLTSVVFRLNREKLDALKDLSRTTRIRQSEYLREAISDLLAKYEERLVD from the coding sequence ATGGACATGAATCCCCGCCTTACCTCAGTGGTCTTCCGGCTCAACCGCGAGAAGCTCGACGCCCTCAAGGACCTGTCGCGCACCACGCGCATCCGTCAGAGCGAGTACCTCCGCGAGGCCATCTCGGATCTGCTGGCGAAGTACGAAGAGCGGCTCGTCGACTGA
- a CDS encoding DUF1772 domain-containing protein, with protein sequence MINLKHSVAATVLWLFVVVLGIAFGAGLYEHRVSLPRWLDTLGGHWSAEAARQDNVGLRFWAFVSTGPLTLLTLASLYFASQATGALRVWWLGAALAALADRLLTFSYFIPTMVRLMASPDNAAAVETAVTWAWMNHLRHALVAGAWLSSLQALSWLRWKAGG encoded by the coding sequence ATGATCAACCTGAAGCATTCCGTCGCGGCAACCGTCCTGTGGCTTTTCGTCGTCGTCCTGGGCATCGCCTTTGGCGCGGGACTCTATGAGCACCGCGTCTCGTTGCCCCGATGGCTCGACACCCTGGGCGGACACTGGTCCGCGGAGGCCGCGCGGCAGGACAACGTGGGACTCCGCTTCTGGGCCTTCGTCTCCACGGGACCGCTGACGCTGCTCACCCTGGCAAGTCTCTATTTCGCATCCCAGGCCACCGGCGCGCTGCGCGTCTGGTGGCTCGGGGCCGCGCTGGCGGCGCTGGCCGACCGGCTCCTGACCTTCTCGTACTTCATCCCCACGATGGTGCGGCTGATGGCGTCGCCCGACAACGCCGCCGCCGTGGAGACCGCAGTGACCTGGGCCTGGATGAACCACCTGCGTCATGCGCTCGTGGCGGGGGCCTGGCTCTCTTCGCTCCAGGCCCTGTCATGGCTCCGGTGGAAGGCAGGTGGGTGA
- a CDS encoding helix-turn-helix domain-containing protein, whose translation MSPRPALLEQIGSDVVQFQDASAEFDATVGKVLALGRADLACLAQLHFGGPTPLGAVTREADVARLELAGYVQREAAGGGQRLVLTAHAREWIETLWGPLQADGHQLMAALPEEHLRIIAGFLKAARGIQDRHASRVARLLQEPGTSRAARQRGGLSPAALHRVQLYAEAHLAEPIRVGELAKRSGLSVFHFTRAFRQSTGMTPHAWVQQRRVERARDLLSNSSLPLGDIALAVGFSSQSHFTTVFRRCTGLTPAVIRRGQR comes from the coding sequence ATGAGCCCCCGGCCTGCCCTGCTCGAACAGATTGGTTCGGACGTCGTGCAGTTCCAGGATGCGTCCGCGGAATTCGATGCCACCGTTGGAAAGGTCCTGGCGCTCGGGCGCGCGGACCTCGCGTGCCTGGCGCAGCTTCACTTCGGTGGCCCGACTCCCCTGGGCGCAGTCACCCGCGAAGCCGACGTGGCGCGGCTGGAGTTGGCAGGCTACGTCCAGCGGGAAGCGGCCGGTGGTGGCCAGCGGCTGGTGCTCACCGCGCATGCACGCGAGTGGATTGAAACTTTGTGGGGCCCCTTGCAGGCGGATGGGCACCAGCTCATGGCGGCGCTGCCAGAGGAGCACCTGCGGATCATCGCGGGTTTTCTGAAAGCGGCGAGAGGCATCCAGGACCGGCACGCGTCCCGGGTGGCCAGACTGCTTCAGGAACCGGGGACCTCACGGGCGGCGCGCCAGCGAGGCGGACTCTCCCCCGCCGCACTTCACCGTGTGCAGCTTTACGCGGAGGCGCACCTTGCCGAGCCCATCCGCGTGGGTGAGCTCGCCAAGCGCTCCGGATTGAGCGTCTTTCATTTCACTCGCGCCTTCCGCCAGTCCACCGGCATGACACCGCACGCCTGGGTGCAGCAACGACGCGTGGAGCGGGCGCGCGACCTGTTGAGCAACTCGTCGCTGCCATTGGGCGACATCGCGCTCGCGGTTGGCTTCAGCTCGCAGAGCCACTTCACCACGGTGTTCCGCAGATGCACCGGACTGACTCCGGCTGTCATCCGACGCGGCCAGCGGTGA
- a CDS encoding leucine-rich repeat domain-containing protein — translation MHSGTLRFAGLFLVMAACATRPAPVIPAPSSIPVVVTAPRPLLTVFRLEPDGTSAEFGHLPPGPEGFTPPDTGNWYAEPLRPVRTEAEAREIAAVLRAHRVPELSFGAVGVPAPGLLAALLQESGVVALQLSGTDFGNAHLASLENATQLEALHLNATRVTNAGLAPLKRMQRLAVLRLDETPVSDAGLASLSEHTTLRRVTLAGTAITPQGLGFLARQPGLEELDLSDTAVDDTVLAVLPSAPLHTLNLSGTKVTDAGLRGLNTMPSLRRLGLARTAASDASLAHVAELRELEALHLGNTQVTDAGLLHLAKLPALRALVLSKARIRGAGLRHLAGLSRLEALHLDDTRVGDAALRHLRGLNELRELDLSRTAITGTGLQELSTLVALESLWLSGLALTDDSLTALAPLSQLTRLALSHTPIGPEALNNLGSRPLLRHLDLSKTGLTDEWVPSIRRAFPGLHSLKAERTLLTDVGLGQFAEWTELEAIHVAGTLINGSGLTSLHTLARLTTLDLGATRLDAEGQKALQGFTSLVWLSVAGVRTGDEVLGHLPSSLRTLYLTRTKVTDAGLPALLKLPRLRELNLRGTAVSTEARDALARERGIHLITGL, via the coding sequence ATGCACTCGGGAACCCTGAGATTCGCCGGATTGTTTCTTGTCATGGCGGCCTGCGCCACCCGTCCCGCGCCCGTCATTCCCGCTCCTTCCTCGATCCCCGTCGTCGTGACGGCTCCCAGGCCGCTCCTCACGGTGTTCCGCCTCGAACCGGATGGGACAAGCGCTGAGTTCGGGCATTTGCCACCAGGGCCCGAAGGCTTCACCCCACCTGACACGGGCAACTGGTACGCAGAACCCTTGCGCCCCGTGCGTACCGAAGCGGAGGCTCGCGAAATCGCCGCCGTGTTGCGCGCGCATCGCGTGCCCGAATTGTCCTTTGGCGCTGTCGGAGTCCCAGCCCCCGGGCTGCTCGCGGCCCTGCTCCAGGAGTCCGGTGTCGTCGCGCTTCAGCTGTCTGGCACGGACTTCGGCAATGCGCACCTCGCCTCGCTGGAAAACGCAACTCAGCTCGAGGCCCTGCACCTCAATGCCACCCGGGTCACCAACGCGGGGCTGGCTCCTCTCAAACGAATGCAACGACTGGCAGTGCTGCGGCTGGACGAAACGCCGGTCTCCGACGCAGGCCTTGCGTCGCTGTCAGAGCACACCACCCTGCGTCGAGTAACCCTCGCCGGAACAGCCATAACCCCCCAGGGACTTGGATTCCTCGCGAGGCAACCGGGGCTGGAGGAACTCGACCTGTCGGATACCGCGGTGGACGACACCGTCCTCGCAGTGCTGCCAAGCGCCCCGTTACACACGCTCAACCTCAGCGGCACGAAAGTCACGGATGCAGGCCTCCGCGGCCTCAACACCATGCCCTCCCTTCGGCGGCTGGGCCTTGCGCGTACCGCTGCCTCAGACGCCAGCCTCGCGCACGTCGCGGAACTCCGTGAACTGGAAGCCCTCCACCTGGGCAACACCCAGGTGACGGACGCTGGGTTGCTCCACCTCGCGAAACTGCCCGCGCTTCGTGCGCTGGTTCTCAGCAAGGCGCGAATCCGAGGCGCAGGACTTCGCCACCTCGCGGGCCTCTCTCGACTGGAAGCGCTTCACCTCGACGACACGCGAGTGGGCGACGCAGCGCTGCGCCATCTTCGAGGACTCAACGAGTTGAGAGAGCTTGACCTCTCGCGCACGGCCATTACGGGCACGGGACTTCAAGAATTGAGCACCTTGGTGGCGCTCGAATCACTCTGGCTCTCAGGGCTCGCGCTGACGGACGATTCCCTCACGGCACTCGCACCCCTCAGCCAACTGACTCGACTCGCGCTCAGCCACACGCCGATTGGCCCGGAGGCACTGAACAACCTGGGTTCCCGCCCACTCCTGCGACACCTGGACTTGAGCAAGACCGGGCTCACTGACGAATGGGTGCCCTCCATACGGCGGGCCTTTCCCGGCCTCCATTCATTGAAAGCCGAACGCACCCTCCTCACGGACGTGGGGCTGGGCCAGTTCGCCGAATGGACAGAACTGGAGGCAATCCATGTCGCGGGGACTCTCATCAATGGCTCTGGCCTGACGAGCCTGCACACGCTTGCCCGACTCACGACGCTCGACCTCGGCGCGACGAGGTTGGACGCAGAGGGCCAGAAAGCGCTCCAGGGTTTCACGAGCCTCGTCTGGCTGAGCGTCGCCGGCGTCCGCACCGGCGACGAGGTGCTTGGCCACCTTCCCAGTTCGCTCCGCACGCTCTACCTGACGCGCACGAAGGTCACCGACGCCGGCCTTCCAGCGCTGCTCAAGCTGCCACGTCTCAGGGAGCTCAACCTGCGAGGCACCGCGGTCTCCACGGAGGCCAGGGATGCCCTGGCACGGGAGCGCGGCATCCACCTCATCACCGGGCTGTGA
- the larE gene encoding ATP-dependent sacrificial sulfur transferase LarE has protein sequence MLSPERIQSLCESSRPKLEVMRAALRAHGSALVAFSGGVDSTFVLKVAVEELGDRALALTALSASVAPEEADEARELARRLGARHVVLGSNELANPQYAANPTNRCYFCKTELYDICEAQRKSLGLAVVLDGFNADDFKDHRPGHKAAQEHQVVSPLAQAGLTKEEIRAWSQSLGLPTWDKPQMACLASRIPYGTAVTRDRLLQIAAAESELRKLGFRQFRVRYHQDVARLEVAAEEYERFLAADVRQKINTAFLALGFKFVALDLEPFRSGRMNDAVGVARLGATGKPEGFPLPVVS, from the coding sequence ATGTTGAGCCCCGAGCGGATCCAGTCCCTGTGTGAGTCGTCGCGCCCCAAGCTGGAGGTGATGCGCGCCGCGCTGCGGGCCCATGGCAGCGCGCTGGTGGCGTTCTCCGGAGGTGTGGATTCGACCTTCGTGCTGAAGGTGGCGGTGGAGGAGCTGGGCGACCGGGCGCTCGCGCTCACCGCGCTGTCCGCGTCCGTGGCGCCAGAGGAGGCCGACGAGGCGCGCGAGCTGGCGAGGCGGTTGGGCGCCCGGCACGTGGTGTTGGGCAGCAACGAGCTGGCGAATCCGCAGTACGCGGCCAACCCGACGAATCGCTGCTACTTCTGCAAGACGGAGCTGTACGACATCTGCGAGGCACAGCGGAAGTCGCTGGGGCTGGCGGTGGTGTTGGACGGCTTCAATGCGGACGACTTCAAGGACCACCGGCCCGGGCACAAGGCGGCGCAGGAGCACCAGGTGGTGTCGCCGCTGGCGCAGGCGGGGCTGACGAAGGAGGAGATCCGCGCGTGGAGCCAGTCGCTCGGGCTGCCGACGTGGGACAAGCCGCAGATGGCGTGCCTGGCGTCGAGGATTCCATATGGCACGGCGGTGACGCGGGACCGGTTGCTGCAGATCGCCGCCGCGGAGTCGGAGCTGCGCAAGCTGGGCTTCCGTCAGTTCCGCGTGCGGTACCACCAGGACGTGGCGCGGCTGGAGGTGGCGGCGGAGGAGTACGAGCGCTTCCTCGCGGCGGACGTGCGGCAGAAGATCAACACCGCGTTCCTGGCGCTGGGGTTCAAGTTCGTGGCGCTGGACTTGGAGCCGTTCCGCTCGGGCCGCATGAATGATGCGGTGGGCGTCGCGCGGCTGGGGGCCACGGGCAAGCCGGAAGGGTTCCCGCTGCCCGTGGTGAGCTGA
- the cysC gene encoding adenylyl-sulfate kinase, whose product MASNTGFTLWLTGMSGTGKSTTAAYIAARLRQVGRNVEILDEGELGEALWAGLGDGKEDRTTVVKRLGFVANLLTRNGVAALVPCVSPYKPGREENRRSIGRYVEVYVDCPTEKLIERDSTGRYKKALNGEIPNFIGITEPYEPPNSPEVTIHSDVESVEDGAAKIFQSLLDLGYMSTEELKVITGKKMKANPLPAKGEKAEKAEKGGAKARRAEESKPAAKAPKADKGAKARPATRAARVGKPAPAAKKAAKRKAR is encoded by the coding sequence ATGGCCTCCAACACTGGTTTCACCCTCTGGCTGACCGGCATGTCCGGTACCGGGAAGAGCACCACCGCCGCCTACATCGCCGCGCGCTTGCGGCAGGTGGGCCGCAACGTCGAGATCCTCGACGAGGGTGAGCTCGGCGAGGCGCTGTGGGCGGGGCTGGGGGATGGCAAGGAGGATCGTACCACCGTCGTGAAGCGGCTGGGCTTCGTGGCGAACCTGCTGACGCGCAACGGTGTGGCGGCGCTGGTTCCCTGCGTGAGCCCGTACAAGCCGGGCCGTGAGGAGAACCGCCGGTCCATCGGTCGCTACGTGGAGGTCTACGTCGACTGCCCGACCGAGAAGCTCATCGAGCGCGACAGCACGGGCCGCTACAAGAAGGCGCTCAACGGGGAGATCCCCAACTTCATCGGCATCACCGAGCCGTACGAGCCGCCCAACTCGCCGGAGGTCACCATCCACTCCGACGTGGAGTCGGTGGAGGACGGCGCGGCGAAGATCTTCCAGTCGCTTCTGGACCTCGGCTACATGAGCACCGAGGAGCTGAAGGTCATCACCGGCAAGAAGATGAAGGCCAACCCGCTGCCGGCCAAGGGCGAGAAGGCAGAGAAGGCCGAGAAGGGCGGCGCCAAGGCCCGTCGCGCCGAGGAGTCCAAGCCCGCGGCGAAGGCGCCGAAGGCGGACAAGGGTGCCAAGGCCCGTCCGGCCACGCGCGCGGCCCGGGTGGGCAAGCCGGCGCCGGCGGCGAAGAAGGCCGCGAAGCGGAAGGCTCGCTAG
- a CDS encoding Mov34/MPN/PAD-1 family protein, with protein sequence MSHWPEHILTEVGRHLEAAYPFEGCGVLLREEGTGRLRSRPLRNAAGNPRVAYAFAPEEWLAVCIEADARSERVVCVFHSHVDAPATFSQEDLLRAAPEGRPLLPNVSYLIGSIHRGCVHYVSEYEWRAGNFVSRAS encoded by the coding sequence GTGAGTCACTGGCCCGAGCACATCCTCACCGAGGTGGGGAGGCACCTGGAGGCCGCGTATCCGTTCGAGGGTTGTGGGGTGCTCCTCCGCGAGGAAGGGACAGGGCGCCTGCGGAGCCGTCCCTTGCGCAACGCCGCCGGAAACCCGCGGGTGGCGTACGCCTTCGCACCCGAGGAGTGGCTGGCCGTCTGCATCGAAGCGGATGCACGGTCAGAGCGAGTGGTGTGCGTGTTCCACTCGCATGTGGATGCACCGGCGACCTTCTCCCAGGAGGACCTGCTGCGGGCGGCTCCTGAGGGGCGTCCGTTGCTCCCCAATGTTTCCTATCTCATTGGATCCATACACCGCGGCTGTGTTCACTACGTGTCGGAGTATGAGTGGCGTGCGGGAAACTTCGTGTCACGAGCGAGCTGA
- a CDS encoding ThiF family adenylyltransferase, with protein MALREDQILRYSRQILLREVGGRGQESLLAGTARLDGIGASGLTAAAYLAGAGTPVTGAGSLTLGPWAPGFLMGPDDVGLPVTEALAREVPALNPDAGAVGHGGGLVAELPAAWSGEAPWVALGGDGMRAAVVFRSAEGCLWCFGETVRHLGSPPDGALGVAVGTLGALVFQRLRLGLGPALGGRWLVAPGTVEEMALRKCSRCAGREAPGAQ; from the coding sequence ATGGCGCTGCGTGAAGATCAGATCCTGCGCTACTCCCGCCAGATCCTCCTGCGCGAGGTGGGCGGACGCGGCCAGGAGTCCCTGCTCGCGGGCACGGCGCGGTTGGATGGCATCGGCGCGTCGGGGCTGACGGCGGCGGCGTACCTGGCGGGAGCTGGCACGCCGGTGACGGGCGCGGGCTCGCTGACGCTGGGGCCCTGGGCGCCGGGCTTCCTGATGGGGCCTGATGACGTCGGCCTGCCCGTGACGGAGGCGCTGGCCCGCGAGGTGCCCGCGCTGAACCCGGACGCCGGCGCGGTAGGACACGGCGGAGGGCTGGTCGCGGAGCTGCCCGCGGCGTGGAGTGGCGAGGCGCCCTGGGTGGCCCTGGGGGGCGATGGCATGCGGGCCGCCGTCGTCTTCCGGAGCGCGGAGGGGTGCCTCTGGTGCTTCGGTGAGACGGTGCGGCACCTGGGCTCGCCCCCGGATGGGGCTTTGGGCGTGGCCGTGGGGACGTTGGGGGCGCTCGTGTTCCAGCGGCTGCGGCTGGGCCTGGGCCCCGCGCTGGGAGGCCGGTGGCTGGTGGCGCCCGGAACCGTGGAGGAGATGGCGCTGCGAAAGTGCTCACGTTGCGCGGGCCGTGAGGCGCCTGGCGCGCAGTGA
- a CDS encoding ubiquitin-like small modifier protein 1, which yields MATLRIPTPMRGFTGNQAEVTAPGATVREVLNNLDARHPGIGGRVFDERGAVRRYVNVFLNDEDIRALNGLDTPVKDADRITLIPAMAGG from the coding sequence ATGGCGACCCTTCGTATTCCCACCCCCATGCGGGGCTTCACCGGCAACCAGGCGGAAGTCACGGCCCCGGGCGCCACCGTGCGCGAGGTGCTGAACAACCTGGACGCGCGCCATCCGGGCATTGGCGGCCGGGTGTTCGACGAGCGCGGCGCGGTGCGGCGCTACGTGAACGTGTTCCTGAACGACGAGGACATCCGCGCGCTGAACGGGCTGGACACGCCGGTGAAGGACGCTGACCGCATCACCCTCATCCCCGCCATGGCGGGAGGCTGA
- a CDS encoding sulfurtransferase TusA family protein, whose product MRDMKATLDITREVCPMTYVRTKLKLESLEQGTLLEVLLRGTEPLKNVPRNARDEGHEVVSLDALPDGTHRLVLRKQGR is encoded by the coding sequence GTGCGCGACATGAAGGCGACGCTGGACATCACCCGCGAGGTCTGTCCGATGACCTACGTGCGGACGAAGCTGAAGTTGGAATCACTGGAGCAGGGTACGTTGCTGGAGGTGCTGCTTCGGGGCACCGAGCCGCTGAAGAACGTGCCTCGCAACGCGCGCGACGAGGGCCACGAAGTCGTGTCCCTGGACGCGCTCCCGGACGGGACGCACCGGCTGGTGCTCCGCAAGCAGGGCAGGTGA
- a CDS encoding HesA/MoeB/ThiF family protein, with protein sequence MHGHGTDHHPRIPHASRLERARVLLVGAGGLGCPASLALAQAGVGHLTLADPDRVDVTNLPRQLWHRSEDVGRNKAESATAGLARAFPGLSTEALTERVDASNAEGLFRAHDAVIDATDGVATKFFLSDVAVLTGVPLVYGGVLRMQGQAMRVDPGGPCLRCLYEAPPPPDAVPTCAQAGVLGSLAGLVGAVQALLALELLSGAARGGQGEATLHVLDAVSLLGRRTLVARAPDCEGCRVTAIPAYPESPEVCAT encoded by the coding sequence ATGCATGGCCATGGTACAGACCACCATCCCCGAATTCCCCATGCGTCCCGGCTGGAGCGCGCGCGCGTACTGCTGGTGGGGGCTGGCGGGCTCGGATGCCCGGCGTCACTGGCGCTGGCCCAGGCCGGCGTCGGGCACCTGACGCTGGCGGATCCAGACCGCGTGGACGTGACGAACCTGCCGCGCCAGCTCTGGCACCGGAGTGAGGACGTGGGCCGGAACAAGGCGGAGTCCGCGACGGCGGGCCTGGCTCGGGCCTTTCCCGGCCTGAGCACGGAGGCCCTCACCGAGCGCGTGGACGCGAGCAACGCGGAGGGGCTCTTTCGCGCGCACGACGCCGTCATCGACGCCACGGATGGCGTGGCCACCAAGTTCTTCCTGTCGGACGTGGCGGTGCTGACGGGCGTGCCGCTCGTCTATGGCGGGGTGCTGCGCATGCAGGGACAGGCGATGCGCGTGGACCCGGGTGGGCCGTGCCTGCGCTGCCTCTATGAAGCGCCGCCCCCGCCGGACGCGGTGCCCACGTGTGCCCAGGCGGGGGTGCTCGGCTCGCTGGCGGGGCTGGTGGGCGCGGTGCAGGCCCTGCTGGCGCTGGAGCTGCTGTCGGGCGCCGCGCGAGGTGGGCAGGGCGAGGCCACGCTGCACGTGCTGGATGCCGTGTCGCTCCTGGGGCGGAGGACGCTCGTGGCGCGGGCGCCGGACTGCGAGGGTTGCCGCGTCACGGCCATCCCCGCGTACCCTGAGTCTCCGGAGGTGTGCGCGACATGA
- a CDS encoding sensor histidine kinase, which produces MDSQLALSEETPANDLRARVRKVLERRKLTDSVSAEQATASWEQDRFVARARALFYARMMFLTLGLLILAVPAWSGYFGLTGPFSFVGYFAMLLYSVANLLVIDHPKAGRWVTYITLCLDVTISVVLIAKPHVGGGLQSPLLATQLLFTTLFAILFPKPLAILPPLLALPITTRLDLLLNRSVTAVELLTLLWYLALNFIIVYVLVYLNEREAAAHREVVSLQGDLKELAVVEERNRLAREIHDGLGASLSSMIIQSEYILNLAREEGLRGEIRELKLTAEESIEELRRSLRMMREDFELAQGLEDYAKTFRERTGLDIRFERTGLQRKLNPDAQLALFRILQESLSNAVKHAEAKGVQVRLDFSEDRVNLVVRDDGKGFDPSRTPRGHYGLLNMRERAMKLGGQLIVDSSPGAGAQVAFSLPCRPS; this is translated from the coding sequence ATGGATTCCCAACTCGCATTGAGCGAGGAAACGCCTGCCAACGACCTGCGCGCCCGGGTGCGCAAGGTCCTGGAGCGCCGCAAGCTGACGGACAGCGTGTCGGCGGAGCAGGCGACCGCCTCGTGGGAGCAGGACCGCTTCGTGGCCCGGGCCCGCGCGCTCTTCTACGCGCGGATGATGTTCCTCACCTTGGGCCTGCTCATCCTCGCGGTGCCGGCCTGGAGCGGCTACTTCGGCCTCACCGGTCCGTTCTCCTTCGTGGGCTACTTCGCGATGCTGCTCTACAGCGTCGCCAACCTCCTGGTCATCGACCACCCCAAGGCCGGCCGCTGGGTGACGTACATTACCCTCTGCCTGGACGTGACCATCAGCGTGGTGCTCATCGCCAAGCCGCACGTCGGCGGCGGTCTCCAGAGCCCGCTGCTGGCCACGCAGCTGCTCTTCACCACGCTCTTCGCCATCCTCTTTCCCAAGCCGCTGGCGATCCTGCCGCCGCTGCTGGCGCTGCCCATCACCACCCGGCTGGACCTGCTCCTCAACCGCTCCGTGACGGCGGTGGAGCTGCTGACCCTGCTCTGGTACCTGGCGCTCAACTTCATCATCGTCTACGTGCTCGTGTACCTGAACGAGCGCGAGGCCGCCGCGCACCGCGAGGTCGTGTCGCTCCAGGGGGACCTCAAGGAGCTGGCGGTGGTGGAGGAGCGCAACCGGCTGGCGCGGGAGATCCACGACGGCCTGGGCGCGTCCCTGTCGTCGATGATCATCCAGTCCGAGTACATCCTGAACCTCGCGCGCGAGGAGGGCCTGCGCGGGGAGATCCGCGAGCTGAAGCTCACCGCCGAGGAGTCCATCGAGGAGCTGAGGCGCAGCCTGCGGATGATGCGCGAGGACTTCGAGCTGGCACAGGGCCTGGAGGACTACGCGAAGACGTTCCGCGAGCGCACCGGCCTGGACATCCGCTTCGAGCGCACCGGGCTCCAGCGCAAGCTGAACCCGGACGCGCAGCTGGCGCTGTTCCGCATCCTCCAGGAGTCGCTGTCGAACGCGGTGAAGCACGCGGAGGCCAAGGGCGTCCAGGTGCGGCTCGACTTCAGCGAGGACCGCGTCAACCTCGTCGTGCGCGACGACGGCAAGGGCTTCGACCCTTCCCGGACGCCGCGCGGCCACTACGGCCTGTTGAACATGCGTGAGCGCGCCATGAAGCTCGGTGGTCAGCTCATCGTGGACTCGTCACCCGGCGCTGGCGCCCAGGTGGCATTCTCCCTTCCCTGTCGCCCGTCATGA